One Stenotrophomonas maltophilia DNA window includes the following coding sequences:
- a CDS encoding sensor histidine kinase: MISGPPSLRRRLLAFLALPMLGLLTFNTILAYYVALDYSNRIHDRNLIDDTHSFAQMLSAMPVTSDLSPQARFLIEYDPDGHRYFNVDSSRMGTLSGNADFSPYAPSQDCTGVHPALYDGNLNGQQVRMATVCTQAMNDPQDQLAVTVAESMADRRQRAREILMIIIPLMTMLALGTAALVWFGVTHGLRILTPLRTRLAQRRGELAPISDADVPEEIQPLISTIDDLFARQAEMITLQNRFIADAAHQLRSPLAGMALHVDQALAHGDPDTVREALQHIRRLNQRTARVSTQLLALSRAQTVPDTVEALDLCELVPQWVGMRVPEAIRDGIDLGYRGSPHPLRVLGNGAMLQEALDNLIDNALRYAGRNATVTVGVHALDDNDVELYVEDNGPGVPDDVMPRLGERFFRSPGTAASGTGLGLAIAHEAVEHFGGRLSFLNRPGGGLKVAITLPLLKAP, translated from the coding sequence GTGATCAGTGGCCCCCCCAGCCTGCGCCGGCGCCTGCTCGCCTTCCTGGCGTTGCCGATGCTGGGCCTGCTTACCTTCAACACGATCCTGGCCTATTACGTTGCGCTGGACTATTCCAACCGCATCCACGACCGCAACCTGATCGACGACACGCATTCGTTCGCGCAGATGCTGAGCGCCATGCCGGTGACCAGCGACCTGTCTCCGCAGGCACGCTTCCTGATCGAGTACGACCCCGACGGCCATCGCTACTTCAACGTCGACAGCAGCCGCATGGGTACGCTCAGCGGCAATGCAGACTTCAGCCCGTACGCCCCTTCTCAGGACTGCACCGGTGTGCATCCGGCGCTGTACGACGGCAACCTCAATGGCCAGCAGGTGCGCATGGCCACCGTCTGCACGCAGGCGATGAACGATCCGCAGGACCAGCTGGCGGTGACCGTGGCCGAGAGCATGGCCGACCGCCGGCAGCGTGCGCGCGAGATCCTGATGATCATCATCCCGCTGATGACCATGCTGGCGCTGGGTACCGCAGCGCTGGTCTGGTTCGGCGTGACCCATGGCCTGCGCATCCTGACCCCGCTGAGAACCCGCCTGGCGCAGCGCCGCGGCGAACTGGCGCCGATCTCCGATGCCGACGTGCCAGAGGAGATCCAGCCACTGATCAGTACCATCGATGATCTGTTTGCCCGCCAGGCGGAAATGATCACCCTGCAGAACCGCTTCATTGCCGATGCCGCGCACCAGCTGCGTTCGCCGCTGGCGGGCATGGCCCTGCACGTGGACCAGGCGCTGGCACATGGCGACCCCGATACGGTGCGCGAGGCGCTGCAGCACATCCGCCGGCTCAACCAGCGCACCGCCCGGGTCAGCACCCAGCTGCTGGCACTGAGCCGGGCGCAGACCGTGCCCGATACCGTGGAGGCGCTGGATCTGTGCGAGCTGGTGCCGCAGTGGGTCGGCATGCGCGTTCCGGAGGCGATCCGTGATGGCATCGACCTCGGCTACCGCGGCAGCCCCCATCCGCTGCGTGTACTCGGCAATGGCGCCATGCTGCAGGAAGCGCTGGACAACCTGATCGACAATGCCCTGCGTTATGCCGGCCGCAATGCGACCGTCACGGTGGGCGTGCACGCGCTGGACGACAATGATGTCGAACTGTATGTGGAAGACAACGGTCCCGGCGTGCCCGACGACGTGATGCCACGGCTGGGCGAGCGCTTCTTCCGGTCGCCGGGCACCGCTGCCAGCGGCACCGGCCTCGGCCTGGCCATCGCGCATGAGGCGGTGGAGCACTTCGGCGGCCGCCTGAGCTTCCTGAACCGCCCCGGTGGCGGATTGAAGGTCGCCATCACGCTGCCGCTGCTGAAGGCGCCCTGA
- a CDS encoding response regulator, which produces MRVLIAEDDPDIASGLCASLRRQGHVVDHVDNGAHADAALGSTQYALLVLDLGLPQLDGRDVLQRLRQRGDGLAVLVVTARDGLAERVRVLDLGADDYLVKPFALDEFEARVRAQLRRVTSNGNPDLRIGRLRLDLAGHRVWIDDQSLELTAREFGLLSALAVRAERIVSRAQLVEALCDWGQDLTDNGLDIALHRLRRKLQPGGMGIRTVRGLGYMLEDAQDDSTP; this is translated from the coding sequence ATGCGCGTTCTGATTGCTGAAGACGACCCGGATATCGCCTCCGGCCTGTGCGCCTCGCTGCGCCGGCAGGGGCACGTGGTTGACCACGTCGACAACGGCGCGCACGCCGACGCGGCACTGGGCTCGACCCAGTACGCATTGCTGGTGCTGGACCTGGGCCTGCCTCAGCTGGATGGCCGCGATGTGCTGCAGCGCCTGCGTCAGCGCGGCGATGGCTTGGCGGTGCTGGTGGTGACCGCCCGCGACGGCCTGGCCGAACGCGTGCGTGTGCTCGACCTCGGCGCCGACGACTACCTGGTCAAGCCATTCGCACTGGACGAATTTGAAGCACGCGTACGCGCACAGCTGCGGCGGGTCACCAGCAATGGCAACCCGGATCTGCGCATCGGTCGCCTGCGCCTGGACCTGGCCGGGCACCGCGTGTGGATCGACGACCAGTCACTGGAACTGACCGCACGCGAATTCGGCCTGCTGTCGGCGCTGGCGGTTCGCGCCGAGCGCATTGTGTCGCGCGCACAACTGGTGGAAGCGCTGTGCGACTGGGGCCAGGACCTCACCGACAACGGCCTGGACATCGCCCTGCACCGCCTGCGCCGCAAGCTGCAACCCGGCGGCATGGGCATCCGCACCGTGCGCGGGCTGGGCTACATGCTGGAAGACGCGCAGGACGACAGCACCCCGTGA
- a CDS encoding metallophosphoesterase: MSRDRPSLLTALLLPLLACATATTQAREVAAPADHVQADGPYVFRQGDQLQAKWICDDRVESRTLATQASGTDIAPRCGYARTVHVAAPNAPSVSVLPAVPRIVALSDIHGQYGLLVRLLRAHQVIDAQDRWALGKDTLVIAGDVFDRGPQVTEAFWLLYGLQQQAAAAGGAVHFVLGNHETMVLYDDLRYVNPKYLRSAQLLGRSYPQLYGADSVIGQWLRTRPVLLKIGDTLFLHGGISPEAMQLALDPARTNAAYQASLGLPKAEVKADPATAPLYDGKTSPIWYRGYFDGRLDTAGVQTVLDRLQLQRIVVGHTSMPHVSSFHGDRVIAIDSSIKNGENGELLFIENGRLSRGLLDGSRVPLAPGEPGLQD; encoded by the coding sequence ATGTCGCGCGATCGCCCTTCCCTGCTGACCGCCCTGCTGTTGCCGCTGCTGGCCTGCGCCACAGCAACCACGCAGGCCCGCGAGGTTGCCGCGCCCGCCGACCACGTGCAGGCCGATGGCCCCTATGTGTTCCGCCAGGGCGACCAGCTGCAGGCCAAGTGGATCTGCGACGACAGGGTCGAGTCGCGCACGCTTGCCACGCAGGCCTCAGGCACCGATATCGCCCCGCGCTGCGGCTACGCGCGCACGGTGCATGTGGCTGCCCCGAATGCGCCCTCGGTCTCCGTGCTGCCGGCCGTGCCGCGCATCGTTGCGCTGTCCGACATCCATGGCCAGTACGGGCTGCTGGTGCGCCTGCTGCGCGCCCACCAGGTCATCGACGCACAGGACCGCTGGGCGCTGGGCAAGGACACCCTGGTCATCGCTGGCGATGTGTTCGACCGTGGCCCGCAGGTGACCGAGGCCTTCTGGCTGCTGTACGGCCTGCAGCAGCAGGCGGCCGCCGCCGGTGGTGCAGTGCACTTCGTGCTCGGCAACCACGAAACCATGGTGCTGTACGACGACCTGCGCTACGTCAACCCGAAGTACCTGCGCAGCGCGCAGCTGCTCGGCCGCAGCTACCCGCAGCTGTACGGTGCCGATTCGGTGATCGGGCAGTGGCTGCGCACCCGCCCGGTGCTGCTGAAGATCGGCGACACCCTGTTCCTGCACGGCGGTATTTCGCCCGAGGCAATGCAGCTGGCGCTGGACCCGGCGCGTACCAATGCGGCCTACCAGGCGTCACTGGGCCTGCCAAAGGCCGAAGTAAAGGCCGACCCGGCCACCGCACCGCTGTATGACGGCAAGACCAGCCCGATCTGGTACCGCGGCTACTTCGATGGCCGCCTCGACACCGCGGGGGTGCAGACCGTACTCGACCGCCTGCAGCTCCAGCGCATCGTGGTCGGCCATACCTCGATGCCGCACGTCAGCAGCTTCCATGGCGACCGCGTGATCGCCATCGACAGCAGCATCAAGAACGGCGAGAACGGCGAACTGCTGTTCATCGAAAATGGCAGGCTCAGCCGTGGCCTGCTGGATGGCTCGCGGGTGCCGTTGGCGCCGGGTGAGCCGGGCCTGCAGGACTGA
- a CDS encoding winged helix-turn-helix transcriptional regulator, with protein MHANSPCPVARSADLLGDRWALLVIRDAFDGVRRFGDFQRSLGAARNILSDRLRRLVEAGILQLQPASDGSAYQEYVLTAAGQELFPLLVALRQWGERHRFGAGEAHSQLIELATRRPLPYMQPRGRDGQPLQPTATRVRKLRDDGRGT; from the coding sequence ATGCACGCCAACAGTCCCTGCCCCGTCGCCCGCAGCGCCGACCTGCTCGGCGACCGCTGGGCGCTGCTGGTCATCCGCGATGCCTTCGATGGCGTCCGCCGCTTTGGCGACTTCCAGCGCAGCCTGGGCGCGGCGCGCAACATCCTCAGCGACCGCCTGCGCCGGCTGGTCGAGGCCGGCATCCTGCAGCTGCAGCCGGCCTCCGATGGATCGGCCTACCAGGAGTACGTGCTCACCGCCGCTGGCCAGGAACTGTTCCCGCTGCTGGTCGCACTGCGCCAGTGGGGAGAGCGCCATCGCTTCGGTGCAGGCGAAGCCCATTCACAGCTGATCGAATTGGCGACGCGGCGGCCACTGCCCTACATGCAGCCGCGCGGGCGCGACGGTCAGCCACTCCAGCCCACCGCCACCCGCGTGCGCAAGCTCAGGGACGACGGGCGCGGCACCTGA